In one Thermus albus genomic region, the following are encoded:
- the lysW gene encoding lysine biosynthesis protein LysW, translating into MVATCPECGAEIQLENPELGELIVCEDCGAELEVVGLDPLRLEPAPEEAEDWGE; encoded by the coding sequence ATGGTAGCCACTTGCCCTGAATGCGGAGCAGAGATTCAGCTGGAAAACCCTGAGCTTGGGGAGCTTATCGTGTGTGAGGACTGCGGTGCGGAGCTGGAGGTGGTGGGGCTAGACCCCTTGCGCCTGGAGCCCGCTCCGGAGGAGGCAGAGGACTGGGGGGAGTGA
- a CDS encoding paraquat-inducible protein A — MEDLEVTCPVCGEVSVVLAEDLETLDVGDVLECEACGAFLEVVSLDPLEVEVTEEGLEAFFVDCPRCGYTFEVSEEDPGQEVECPECGFRFIPDWSEVEEEDEEW, encoded by the coding sequence ATGGAGGACCTGGAGGTCACCTGCCCGGTGTGCGGCGAGGTCAGCGTGGTGCTGGCCGAGGACCTGGAAACCCTGGACGTGGGGGATGTGCTGGAGTGCGAGGCCTGCGGGGCCTTCTTGGAGGTGGTCTCCTTGGATCCCCTCGAGGTGGAGGTGACGGAAGAGGGCTTGGAGGCCTTCTTTGTGGACTGCCCCCGTTGCGGCTACACCTTTGAGGTATCCGAGGAGGACCCAGGCCAGGAGGTGGAGTGCCCCGAGTGCGGCTTCCGCTTCATCCCTGACTGGAGCGAGGTGGAAGAGGAGGATGAGGAATGGTAG
- a CDS encoding homoaconitate hydratase (catalyzes the formation of homoisocitrate from cis-homoaconitate), whose translation MPRVWKFGDQINTDDILPGKYAPFMVGEDRFHTFAFAHLRPEFAKEVKPGDILVFGRNAGLGSSREYAPEALRKLGIRAVIAKSYARIFFRNLVNLGIVPFESEEVVDALEDGDQVELDLEAGVLMRGGERFALRPPPPFLLEALREGSLLDYYKKHGRFPGE comes from the coding sequence ATGCCTAGGGTCTGGAAGTTTGGGGACCAGATCAACACCGACGACATCCTCCCCGGCAAGTACGCCCCCTTCATGGTGGGGGAGGACCGGTTTCACACCTTCGCCTTCGCCCACTTGCGGCCGGAGTTTGCCAAGGAGGTGAAGCCGGGGGACATCCTGGTCTTCGGGAGGAACGCCGGGCTTGGAAGCAGCAGGGAGTATGCCCCTGAAGCCCTGCGCAAGCTGGGCATCCGGGCGGTTATCGCCAAGAGCTACGCCCGCATCTTTTTCCGCAACCTGGTGAACCTGGGGATCGTCCCCTTTGAATCGGAGGAGGTGGTGGATGCGCTAGAGGATGGGGATCAGGTGGAGTTGGACTTGGAAGCGGGGGTCCTAATGAGGGGAGGGGAACGGTTTGCCCTTAGACCTCCACCCCCTTTTCTTTTGGAGGCCTTAAGGGAAGGGTCGCTCTTAGACTACTACAAGAAGCACGGCCGCTTCCCCGGGGAGTAG